In the Streptomyces sp. cg36 genome, one interval contains:
- a CDS encoding TetR/AcrR family transcriptional regulator, with protein sequence MGTAEQTVGDDKPWGEVTPEAARRLLVAAVEAFAERGYHATTTRDIAGRAGMSPAALYIHYKTKEELLHRISRIGHDKALEILETAAAAPGTAAERLAGAVRSFVRWHAGHHMTARVVQYELDALGPEHRTEIVGLRRRSDAAVRRILQEGVAAGEFDVPDVPGTTLAVLSLCIDVARWFSAEGRRTPDEVGALYADLVLRMVGARQK encoded by the coding sequence ATGGGTACGGCTGAGCAGACGGTCGGCGACGACAAGCCGTGGGGCGAGGTCACGCCGGAGGCCGCCCGGCGGCTGCTCGTCGCCGCCGTGGAGGCGTTCGCGGAGCGCGGCTACCACGCGACGACGACACGGGACATCGCGGGCCGCGCCGGGATGAGCCCGGCCGCGCTCTACATCCACTACAAGACCAAGGAAGAGCTGCTCCACCGGATCAGCCGGATCGGCCACGACAAGGCCCTGGAGATCCTGGAGACGGCCGCGGCGGCCCCCGGCACGGCCGCCGAGCGCCTCGCGGGCGCGGTGCGCTCCTTCGTACGCTGGCACGCCGGGCACCACATGACCGCGCGGGTCGTCCAGTACGAGCTGGACGCGCTCGGCCCCGAGCACCGCACCGAGATCGTGGGGCTGCGCCGCCGCAGCGACGCGGCCGTGCGGCGGATCCTCCAGGAGGGCGTGGCGGCGGGCGAGTTCGACGTGCCGGACGTGCCCGGGACCACGCTCGCCGTGCTGTCGCTCTGCATCGACGTGGCGCGCTGGTTCAGCGCGGAGGGCCGCCGCACGCCCGACGAGGTCGGCGCGCTCTACGCCGACCTCGTCCTGCGGATGGTCGGGGCCCGGCAGAAGTAG
- a CDS encoding YiaA/YiaB family inner membrane protein, whose translation MSETPVKQQNTAAYYGQAVASFAIAVTATAVGITRLQADAWVRAFLGIAVLYLVTSAFTLAKVVRDRQEAGQIVSRVDQARLEKLLAEHDPFQKL comes from the coding sequence ATGAGTGAGACACCGGTCAAGCAGCAGAACACGGCCGCGTACTACGGGCAGGCCGTCGCGTCCTTCGCCATCGCCGTCACGGCCACGGCCGTCGGCATCACCCGGCTCCAGGCCGACGCCTGGGTGCGGGCCTTCCTCGGCATCGCCGTCCTCTACCTGGTCACCTCCGCCTTCACGCTCGCCAAGGTGGTCCGCGACCGCCAGGAGGCCGGGCAGATCGTCAGCCGGGTCGACCAGGCCCGGCTGGAGAAGCTCCTCGCCGAGCACGACCCCTTCCAGAAGCTGTAG
- a CDS encoding MaoC family dehydratase, translating into MAEPRIFTSADELKAAVGEPLGHSGWLEVDQRRIDLFAEATGDHQWIHVDPVRAAAGPFGTTIAHGYLTLSLLPSLVPQVLRVEGMRMGINYGTGKVRFPAPVPVGSRLRATAVLTDVVEAGGGVQVTAKVTVEREGGDKPVCVAESVSRYYF; encoded by the coding sequence ATGGCAGAGCCGAGGATCTTCACCTCCGCCGACGAGCTGAAGGCCGCCGTGGGCGAGCCGCTCGGGCACAGCGGCTGGCTGGAGGTCGACCAGCGCCGCATCGACCTGTTCGCCGAGGCCACCGGGGACCACCAGTGGATCCACGTGGACCCGGTCCGCGCGGCGGCGGGCCCGTTCGGGACGACGATCGCGCACGGCTATCTCACGCTGTCGCTGCTGCCGTCGCTGGTGCCGCAGGTGCTGCGGGTCGAGGGCATGCGGATGGGCATCAACTACGGCACCGGCAAGGTCCGTTTCCCCGCCCCCGTGCCGGTGGGCTCGCGGCTGCGGGCCACCGCCGTCCTCACCGACGTGGTGGAGGCGGGCGGCGGGGTGCAGGTGACCGCGAAGGTCACCGTGGAGCGCGAGGGCGGCGACAAGCCGGTCTGCGTGGCGGAGTCGGTCTCGCGCTACTACTTCTGA